AAGGGCTGAGCCCAGGAATTGGGGAACAGACCTGTCTCTTACCaacacacccacatacacacagagcAAAGAATCAAACAAACAGACCAAAAAGCATAAATAAACATAACCGGGCCAGCAAGAAAGGTAGGGTGACCCTCTGGCTCCCTGCACCCATTTCAGCTTCCCCCAGTGCAGCTCAGCCATCAGTGGCTAGGATGACAGCGGCCCCAAAGATGCCCACACTCTCTCCAAGGAGCTTCATCTGGTTCCAGAACTCCACACGCCGTGTGTTGTGCCAGTAGGCAACATTGCCGTCAATGAGCAGCATGACCGGGGGCAGCAGGACAGCCAGGATCTGGGCAGCCAGGGTCACGTAGTAGCCAGACAGGAAGGCGAGGGCCAGGATGCCGTACAGCAGGAAGAACAGCTGGATCATGAGCTCCCCTCCTGGTAGATGGTTCAGATACGCCAGCCGGTCCTCCTTGCTGTGCTGCAGTGAGTAGGCCTAGAGACAAACCATCTTTTAAGACTGTAACAAGCTGAGGAGCCTGTCGGAAGCCCACCCGAGATGGCACCTGCAAGTCAGCCTCTGCAAGGTGGGCTTCTGACTCCTCTCTCTCAGACTTGGGGCTCTCTGAAAGTGGGACCTACATCTCCCCATCAGACTAGGGAGCTACATGAAATGAAGGTCTATGTCTTTCCTATCTCGGGGAGCGTAGAAGATAGCCGGGGCTCTCACCTCTGAATCCAGAGCTCTGCACCGGAATATGGTGCCCAGTAACTAAGATGAGGGCAAGGAGCCTGGGGCCTGTTCATGTCCCCATCCACACTGGCCTCCCCTAGGGACGACCATAATTGGCTAACTAGGCATTCCccatcagttcttttttttttaatcctcagctgaggatttaTTTACTGATtcgagagagagaagaagggagagaaacatcgatctgagaggaaaacatcaattggttgcctcccatacatgcctcgacaggggatcaaacccacaacctaggtaagtgcctgactgggaattgaacctgcacctttttggtgtacaggacagcaCTCCAACCGAGCCAGCTGACCCAggcttttttttaattcaatcccCATCAGTTCTAAGTGGCACAGTCCCAGCTGCTGCCTGAACCCGCCAAACCTCTCCTTTGTCTCCTCTCCCAGTCCTCTATGAGAGGAACAATCCATCTTGTTCTCCTGCCTCTCAGGCTTGGGAGTGAATGGCCAATTCAACCTTTTCTCCCGCTGGTGGCTATAATATTGGAAGAACACTGGCCAGGTCTCAGGCCCTGGGAGGGCCTCTGAGGCATGGCCATCAGGATCTACAGGCCCACCTCCCTCAGTTCTGCCAAGCATGGGCTCACATTTTACTCCCAGTCAAGCACCTCCAGCCAACAGTCCCAAACCTACCACACAGATGAGGTAGATGCCCAGGAAGacctggcctgtggactgcagggaaCGGCTGCGGGGTTTCCGACGGTAGAGCTCCCCAGCACCGCTAGCCAGCACAAGGAACCCGCCAATGATGGCAACTGTGCGTGAGTACATACGGACCTAGGCCAAGGCAAGGGGACCCGTCAGGAACTGCAACTGCCACATACTTCCTGACTGCACAGAGCACAGACTTCCTCTCTATACCTTCCCTTCCATGTGATGAGCCCTCTTACCATTTCCAAGTGTGGTGAGCAGGCACAGCAGAAACATAATTCTTTTTATCAGAAGTGCCCAAAGGGGTTAATTAAATTGTTTAAGATCCTACAGGAAGTGGCAGAACCCAGTTACCAAGTGTtgtcccttcccacccccaggcctgcagcccGGAATCCCATGTTCTTTCTGCTATTTAGCATAGTCTGTTCCATAAAAACCCACTGATCTCACTTTCCTGTAgccgctcacacagctgcctCCCCGCCTGGACAGACAGCCTTCCTTAAGGGCAGTGGCTTTGTCCAGGCCTCTCTCCAAGCTCACAATGCCTGGAGGGGTTCTGGCATTTACAGGCTTATAGGATTACTTAAATTTCACAAAATTACATCTTTGGATCAGACACCTCCAAGGTTCCTTTAGCCCTCTGAGTCCGAGATGACTAAACTAACGGTTTAGGGTCCTGGAAGCCAGGTGACCTAGGTCCTGGCTCCGCCTGCGCTGGTAACTGTGGTGTGACTTGGGGTAAGTCTGTTTCCCATCCGTGGACCTCAGCTCCCACACTCTGGGAGGAAGGTGTGTGGGGTCTCTCAGGTCCGTCCATTGCAGTCTGTAAAACCCCCGCACGCCCAAGGCTCGCCATCACCCCAGCCAAGTCCTCCGCAGGCCGGCCGCTCACCTTCAGCCAGTCCCCGTAGTGGACGTAGCCCCCGACGTAGGCGGCGTAGGTGCTGACGGCCAGCTGCAGGGCGGCCCCCAGCGCGAACCAGCGCCGCTTCACCCCGAAGGACATGAAGCTGGCGCACAGCACGGCCGCCCCCATGTCGAAGTACAGGTAGGGCACTGGTATGTCGGGCTTCCTGCAAGCCGGGAGGGGCAAGCAAAGAGGTCAGAATGAAGAGGGGAGAAGAGCCTGGAGCCCCCTTGACTTCCCGCCAGCTCCACTGCTCCTCCAAATCGGAGACCCCGCTCATGGCCGCGACCCCTGCACTACGCTCGATGTCCACCGTGCTCCGGACCAGAGCCCCTAACAGACAGATCCCAGGTCCTCCCAGCCCCCGGCCCAACTCCTTCCCCACCTCACCGCAGCCTCCCACCGCGGGGGCCCGCTCACCGGCGCGCCTCGGCCCTCTCGGCGTACAGCATGAGCTGGCTGAAGCAGCCCCAGAAGGGGCAGCGTGTGAGCAACACCGAGCCCAACTGCATGAGCAGCTGCAGTAGCCACCGTCGCGAACCCACCTTCGACGCCATCTTGGGGAAGGGCAGTCCGCCGCGGCCTCAACCGGGTCTGGGAGGCCGGCGCGGGGGTGTGACACGCAACTTCCGGTCTCGCGGGGTTTGTTTTTACCTCTTCCGTTGGGAAACAAGGCTCGCGTCCTGTAGTTCTGGACCGAAGGAGATGTCCTAGCAACAGAGTTCAGCCTTTCCCTCTGCCCATGGAGGCTTACGGCCCCCTCTCTGTAGATGCAAAATTGAAAACTAGACTAAAGGAAGGAACAGTGGGAAGCCTTGAGTCATAAACTTAATGAAGCGAACTAGTCTTGGAATGCAGCTATAAGATCCTAACTCCAACCCTGTTACTTAGGGCATATTGGCTGTACTTCCCAAGATTCCTCTGTGAGATAGAAATGACTTCTACTTTAGGGTTGCTGTGAGGTTTAAATGTGACCGTGTTGGTGCCAGCACATAATAGGGGTTCAGTAAATGCTGTGCATACGCAAGCCTGAGGAAATCCTGCTTTTGTTTAAATTCAAAGGGATTCTCCAAAGTTACCTGTAGAGAAGTATGGTCTTGGTCTGCCTTTCTTATGTCCCCTGAGAGAGATCTGAGGTGTATATATGGGACATCTCACTATCAGTCCATATTCTTCAATCGCCACACTCCCAATCTAGCCCAAACTACCATCTTTTGTAGGTTTAACTGCAGCAGGTTTCCAACTGGTCTCCCCCACTTCTCCTTGGGTCTCCTTTGTTCTCAGCTTCCTATTTTATTCTCAGAACCATCAGGCACCCTTCCTTTGAATCACTTGGCACACAGGCAATTGTGTATCTGTCATTCTTCTGTTAATGATTAGATTAACACTAGTTTGTGAGCTCCAGGCCAAGGACAGTGTCTGGTGTCTGTTTTTTACTATATTCGCAGGCCCTAGTATACAAGATGCATTCAGGACGTATGTGCTGAATAAAGTGAACTAAAGATGTTGCCACTATCCTATTCATCGTAGGTACTTAGTAATtatttgttggataaataaaTGGGCAAAAGTTCTGGGCATTCTGGGATTGCCACCACAAAGCTGCCCCCACATAGCTTCCtgcaccccacccaccaccctacAATATAAATTTATCTTCCAATACTGAAGTTAAGGTTCTATAAGCACTCCCACTAGGCCATTTAATTCAGGTCTGTTTCTAGTTCCCTTGGGGGAAAAAGGGCCTCACGTCCAAACAGCATTCTGACCATGTGAATTAAAAATCTCCCATcagcccagcaggcgtggctcagtggctgagggtcgccctatgaaccaggaggtcacagttcaagtctgaccagggcacatgcctgggttgtgggctcagtccccagtgcagggcgtgcaggaggttgccgatcaattattctctctaatcattgatgtttctctctctctctccttctcccttccactctgaaatcaataaaattctattaaaaaaaataaaaacttctgatCTGCCAGTAAAAGCTAGACTACAAACACTTtttcatatttaactttttacAAAGTCACTGGGATAAAGTCTGGGTATGTTAGAATGTGAGAGAGGGATATATCCatgcaaaaacaaaagaaaacaaaaaaacagaaacaaaaaaatcctAGGGAATGGAATTATGTAGGTGTAtggtggggcagagggtggggaggtaGGGTCTCCAGGTAAGAGGAATGAGAAAAAGCCTGGATTAAAGGTCATTTTGGCtctagctggttgctcagtggttggagtggtagcaggttagattccggtcaagggcacgtacctcagttgcagactttAGTTGGGGCAagagcgggaggcaaccaatgggtgtctctctctgtctcctccaccccccttccactctatctaaaaatcaatggataaaatatcctcgggtgaggattaacaacaaaaaagtcattTTGCCTACCTTCCCTGCC
The genomic region above belongs to Myotis daubentonii chromosome 16, mMyoDau2.1, whole genome shotgun sequence and contains:
- the TMEM101 gene encoding transmembrane protein 101 isoform X3, translating into MGAAVLCASFMSFGVKRRWFALGAALQLAVSTYAAYVGGYVHYGDWLKVRMYSRTVAIIGGFLVLASGAGELYRRKPRSRSLQSTGQVFLGIYLICVAYSLQHSKEDRLAYLNHLPGGELMIQLFFLLYGILALAFLSGYYVTLAAQILAVLLPPVMLLIDGNVAYWHNTRRVEFWNQMKLLGESVGIFGAAVILATDG
- the TMEM101 gene encoding transmembrane protein 101 isoform X1 — translated: MASKVGSRRWLLQLLMQLGSVLLTRCPFWGCFSQLMLYAERAEARRKPDIPVPYLYFDMGAAVLCASFMSFGVKRRWFALGAALQLAVSTYAAYVGGYVHYGDWLKVRMYSRTVAIIGGFLVLASGAGELYRRKPRSRSLQSTGQVFLGIYLICVAYSLQHSKEDRLAYLNHLPGGELMIQLFFLLYGILALAFLSGYYVTLAAQILAVLLPPVMLLIDGNVAYWHNTRRVEFWNQMKLLGESVGIFGAAVILATDG
- the TMEM101 gene encoding transmembrane protein 101 isoform X2, with the translated sequence MASKVGSRRWLLQLLMQLGSVLLTRCPFWGCFSQLMLYAERAEARRKPDIPVPYLYFDMGAAVLCASFMSFGVKRRWFALGAALQLAVSTYAAYVGGYVHYGDWLKAYSLQHSKEDRLAYLNHLPGGELMIQLFFLLYGILALAFLSGYYVTLAAQILAVLLPPVMLLIDGNVAYWHNTRRVEFWNQMKLLGESVGIFGAAVILATDG